CGAGAGTCAGCAGCCGCTATCCCCCGGTCGAGAGCCGCTGCAGGTTCTCCCTCGCGGCGGGGACGTCGGAGAGCAGTCCGGACAGGCGGCCGCAGGTCGGCCACTCCGCGCACTCGGCACAGGTCTTGAAGCCTCGCGACCGGCAGCAGCCACGGATCGGGCAGCGGCGGCAGCCGATGAACACCGGCTCTGACTCACAGGTGCACCCGCGGCAGACCATGTCCTCCGGCTGCAGCTTCACTCCGCCCCAATGCTCCTCCGCGGTTGCCTGCCATTCGGCGATGCACCGAGCCTGAGCGTCGCGATCCCCCGCGAGGGTCGCCTGGTACACGTTGCAGGTCGTGCAGTCGAGACCACAGCATGCAAGCTCCATCGTCGTCTCCTGTTCGTGGTGAATCTGTACGCCCTGCAGTTGCCCTGCCTTCTCCTCACGGGTCGGCCGGCAGCCGGACCAAGACCACCCTCAGCGCAAGGTCGCCACATCGTCTGACGGCGGCGTTCCCCTCACTTCATCAGCGGCAGTGCCTGCTCAAGGAGCGCGATGCCCGCCGCATAGTGATCACGTGCCTTGCTCAGGATCGGCCACAGCTTCTCATTCCGCGCCGCGTCCTGCGCAGGCGAATCCCAACCCACAAGCGCCTCGGCCTTGTCCAGCGTGACCGCCTCTGCGTTGAACTCCCTCGCTGCGCGGACCAACACCTCGTCTGCCTCGGGGAAGTGCGGGGCGATCTGTCGCAGGAACTGGCCGGCAGCACGGTGCGTCGAGCGGTAGATGCCAAAGCAGTACGCGTCTCCCAGCTCGCGCTGAGCGCCCGGGTCCTTGAACTTCTCGGCCCAGCGGTCGTAGGCCCTGAGGCCCTCCAGCATCACCCACTTCCCACCACCGAGCTTGTCCACATTGAGCTGGTCGTGAGCGTGGCGCACCGCTTCCTTCACAGCAGCGATCTCGGCGGCATGCGCATCGAACTTCCCTGTCCTCTCGCCCACGAAGATCGCACCGAAAGCCGGACAGATGTTCACGGCCTCTCGCGCACGGTCCTGTTTGGCCTTCGCGTAGCCCTCCAGACCGGCGTAGGAGCCCCGGCCGAGAAACACGCCCTCGACGTCATCATAGCCCGCCACCACATCCCACTCGGCCGACGTGAAGGCGTGCCAGACCAGGACCGGACGCCCGGCGCGTATACTGTCCTTCACCTTCGCAATCATCGCCAGGGTGTTCGGACCCAGCTTCGGGTCCTTGGCGTCGTCGGCCAGGTGCTGCTCCGTGTACTCGTACCCGAGCCTCTTGAGGAGGGCGGTCGGCCACGGGCCGCCCGAGGAGGACGTCGGTGCACAGGGGCAGATGCCCGCGATGCGGAAGGCCGCACCCGAGATGCCCTGGAGGTACGCCGGCGTGTACTCATCCCCGAGGGCCTTGAGCACGACCCGCACACCTTCGCAGCACGGCTCCATCACGCGGTAGTGGTCCACGTTCTCGATGACCATGCGTCCGCCTCCCGCTGTCTGCGCTTCGGACACTACGGCCAACATGACCAGGCATCCCACCATCAGGCCCAGCCGACCAATACATCGCATCCCTGTCCCCTCCCATAGCTGCGTCTATCCATCGGGCGACAGCACCGCCGGCGTTGTTCGGCAAGCACCACCCCGGTTCCTGTCCCATGAGGCATCTGCTGACGCCCTCCGGAGAGGGTAAGGGCACGCGCACCCGGCTAGGGATAGGCGACAACCCCGCGCTCGGCGGGGTTGTCGGCTTCTGCACAGGGGAACGCGGACCTCGCTGTCTATCCTGCTTTGAGCACAACCACCACTGTGCCCTGCGGATCCAGGTTCAGCTCAAAGCTGTCCTTGTCGATGGGCACTGTCTCTCCTGTCGGCGCCTGGGTTGCGGTGCAAGTCTTCATCCCAAGCGCAGCGGCATCGATCTTGACCTTCGTCTTCGCGGCGGCCTTGTTGGGGTTGTGCAAGGAGAGGTAGACGGTCTTGCCCGCACCGAAGCGCTCGATCCGGATTGCCTTGCTCAGGGCGTCCTTCTCCTGCGCGGCCTGAGGCGTGGCAACCGAGGCCTGCGCCAGCGTGATCGGTTCCCAGCCCGCGGCCGACATCTGTCGCAGGAGATTGGCGTAGCGCTGCATGACCTCGACCTTATTGCCATGGCCGGGGTAGATGCCGTGCAGCAGATGCCACGCGACCTCCCAGTCCGGACGCGGATCATAGGGCAGGTCGGTGCAAGGCTTGCGATAGGCGATCGCGCGCATGAAGTCGGGATCACCGAACTGCGTGGCTTCGGCGCCGAAGATATCGAGGTACACGCCGGCGAAGGTCAGCCACGCCGGTGTGCTGGTGCTGCCCCAGGAGCAGTTCGCCATGAGGACCTTGCCGCGTGAGTGCATGTCCTGGGCGAGTTCGCGCATCCACTCCAGGGTCGTGAAGTTCGCCGCCTGTACCGGGACATGCTCAAGGTTCGAGAAGGTCAGCGGGATCGATCCATACTTGAAGTGCTCGCGGCGGTAGTTGGCCCGCTCCTGGCCATAGCCGCCCAGTGAGTCGAGGCCGATGCCGTCGAACTTCCCGCCTGCTGCCTCCATCTCGCGCAGGCCGGTAGCGAGGTACACGTCACTGTTGAAGCGGCCCTTCCCGTTGGGTATCGTCGGGTCGAGGTTGCACGGGAAGATGTTGCCCCACTTGCTCTCCCCCATCCAGGAGTACTGGCCGATTCTGCTGTACAGATTGCCATCGATGTCGTAGTAGCCCGAGTTGACGGCGGCCTGTGCGATGCTCTGCAGAGACTGACGCAGGGAGTGCTCCTTCACCCATAGGCCCGGTGCGTAGCCCTTCGCGTAGCTGAGCTTCTCGGTCTTCGCCATCTCGGCCTCGTCACCGGCAGCGAGCTTCCGCAGTCGGTCGATGCACTGCTCCGGTGTCGGATGGTCCTTGAAGTCGCCCATCGTCAACTGCAAGTACTCGGGCTCTATGTACAGGAGAGCCAGCGGACCGTGGGCGTTGTCCCACTTCACGGCCTCCGAGC
This region of Armatimonadia bacterium genomic DNA includes:
- a CDS encoding DUF3795 domain-containing protein, which gives rise to MELACCGLDCTTCNVYQATLAGDRDAQARCIAEWQATAEEHWGGVKLQPEDMVCRGCTCESEPVFIGCRRCPIRGCCRSRGFKTCAECAEWPTCGRLSGLLSDVPAARENLQRLSTGG